One window from the genome of Rariglobus hedericola encodes:
- a CDS encoding glycosyltransferase yields the protein MLPIRTSAPLVTHLASTLGGGAGVALQRTHLALLKSALPSRVLTGQPSLLEQTGVCPASPPPLPERLLRRVGIHLDGTERMMDELVKSRPPSARPGDIELYSPPFSRHHPELHPWVVEADIVHLHWIAGFVDWPRFFRTTRKPVVFTLHDQQNYLGGVHYENDFTANPWLAPLEHRTRQTKKAALSGHSVSVIGNSEWNTRLAAASGFFPQGTTFHTIPYALDTELYSPRTKTEAKAALGLPPDHLVIGFASDDLGNRRKGFDVLIQALRSLPAADSKVSLLSFGRSPANSLAASLELPWTHLGFIDADPVKAAAYSAMDVFIVPSRAEAFGQTAIEAMACGTPVIASNVGGLPEALDFGRCGLLVEPDRPDLLCEAIKSLLDDPARRGSLAGDARRHVVSQHDSVRHASACGQVYRQLLDRVPVI from the coding sequence GTGTTGCCCATTCGAACATCCGCACCGCTCGTCACCCACCTTGCCTCCACGCTGGGCGGCGGTGCAGGCGTTGCCTTGCAGCGCACCCACTTGGCTTTGCTAAAGTCCGCTCTTCCTTCGCGCGTGCTCACGGGGCAACCGTCACTCCTCGAACAAACCGGAGTTTGCCCTGCTTCTCCACCCCCCCTCCCCGAACGACTGCTTCGGCGTGTGGGAATCCATCTGGATGGCACTGAACGCATGATGGACGAACTGGTGAAATCACGTCCGCCGTCCGCCCGCCCTGGCGACATTGAATTATATTCTCCGCCCTTCAGTCGCCACCACCCCGAACTTCATCCGTGGGTTGTCGAGGCGGACATTGTCCACCTGCACTGGATCGCCGGCTTTGTCGATTGGCCGCGATTTTTCCGAACCACGCGCAAGCCGGTCGTCTTCACTTTGCACGACCAGCAAAATTATCTCGGCGGGGTTCATTATGAAAACGATTTTACCGCCAACCCATGGCTTGCACCCTTGGAGCACCGAACCCGCCAAACAAAAAAAGCCGCCCTTTCCGGGCACTCGGTTTCGGTCATCGGCAACAGCGAATGGAACACCCGCCTCGCCGCCGCCTCGGGATTTTTCCCCCAGGGGACTACATTCCACACCATTCCCTACGCACTGGATACCGAGCTTTACTCCCCCAGGACAAAGACCGAAGCCAAAGCTGCGTTGGGACTTCCTCCGGATCACCTCGTCATCGGTTTCGCCAGCGACGATCTGGGCAACCGGCGCAAGGGCTTTGACGTCCTCATTCAGGCATTGCGTTCGCTGCCTGCCGCTGACTCGAAAGTTTCCCTTCTGAGTTTCGGCCGTTCTCCCGCCAACTCGCTTGCCGCTTCGCTTGAGCTCCCGTGGACGCATCTCGGGTTCATTGATGCAGACCCCGTCAAAGCCGCCGCCTACTCGGCAATGGATGTGTTTATCGTGCCTTCGCGTGCCGAGGCCTTCGGCCAGACTGCCATCGAAGCGATGGCCTGCGGAACCCCGGTCATTGCATCCAATGTCGGCGGCCTGCCTGAAGCGTTGGATTTCGGCCGTTGCGGACTGCTCGTTGAACCGGACCGTCCCGATCTCTTGTGCGAGGCCATTAAATCACTGCTCGATGATCCGGCTCGCCGTGGAAGCCTTGCGGGCGACGCCCGCCGACACGTTGTCTCACAACACGATTCCGTGCGCCATGCA
- a CDS encoding ABC transporter ATP-binding protein yields the protein MSTPMISVKNLSKHYVLSHDAGHDTLRDQIAGSARNLWKMLARKQAGQATNADDFWALKDVAFDIAPGEVVGVVGGNGAGKSTLLKILSRITEPTSGSITLRGRVASLLEVGTGFHPELSGRENIFLNGAILGMSRVEIRRKFDEIVAFAEVERFLDTPVKRYSSGMYVRLAFAVAAHLEPEILIVDEVLAVGDQQFQNKCIGKMQSIARNSGRTVLFVSHNMSAVLSLCSRALLLEQGRLLIDGPVDQVVMRYMQRTGSSNGRYVSTRPAGSLPISIRSVEILDSHGHVSPALDNGRPITVQIEFTRSAHFTDPLIPSVAFQTPAGIKVFNHHSQLNQQVFTSLPEHGTIRFQIEKLPLPGASYYVSVFFVARGRIVDQAENALEVRVVDGGFYAQDGINEGAHGLVLVEGKWSAS from the coding sequence ATGAGCACTCCGATGATTTCCGTAAAAAACCTGAGCAAACATTACGTGCTCAGTCACGACGCGGGCCATGATACTTTGCGTGATCAGATTGCCGGCTCCGCCCGTAATCTCTGGAAAATGCTGGCCCGCAAACAGGCCGGCCAAGCGACCAACGCAGACGATTTTTGGGCGCTCAAGGATGTTGCCTTCGACATCGCCCCCGGCGAAGTCGTCGGCGTTGTCGGGGGAAACGGCGCAGGTAAATCCACGCTTTTAAAAATCCTCTCACGCATTACCGAGCCAACATCCGGCAGCATCACGTTGCGTGGCCGCGTGGCTTCGTTGCTTGAGGTCGGCACAGGTTTTCACCCGGAACTCAGTGGCCGCGAAAACATTTTCTTAAACGGCGCCATCCTCGGGATGAGCCGGGTCGAAATCCGTCGTAAATTCGACGAGATCGTCGCCTTTGCCGAGGTGGAGCGTTTCTTGGACACTCCCGTGAAACGCTACTCGAGTGGCATGTATGTGCGCCTGGCATTCGCGGTCGCAGCTCATCTTGAACCCGAAATTCTCATCGTGGACGAGGTGCTCGCCGTCGGCGACCAGCAGTTCCAGAACAAGTGCATCGGCAAGATGCAGTCGATCGCCCGCAACAGCGGACGCACCGTTCTATTCGTCAGTCATAACATGTCCGCGGTGCTCAGTCTCTGCAGTAGAGCCTTGTTGCTAGAGCAAGGGCGTCTCTTGATTGACGGTCCGGTAGACCAAGTCGTCATGCGCTATATGCAGCGAACCGGATCCTCTAACGGACGATATGTGAGCACGCGTCCCGCCGGCAGTCTGCCCATCTCCATACGGTCCGTTGAAATCCTGGACAGCCACGGACATGTTTCTCCGGCACTTGATAACGGCCGGCCCATCACCGTTCAAATCGAGTTCACCCGCTCCGCTCATTTTACCGACCCGCTGATTCCTTCTGTCGCATTCCAGACACCGGCCGGCATCAAGGTCTTCAACCATCACAGTCAGCTGAACCAGCAGGTATTCACGTCCCTGCCCGAACACGGAACGATCCGTTTCCAGATCGAAAAACTTCCGCTCCCCGGTGCGTCCTATTATGTTTCGGTCTTTTTCGTGGCACGCGGCCGTATCGTCGATCAGGCCGAGAACGCCTTGGAAGTGCGCGTGGTGGACGGCGGATTTTACGCACAGGACGGAATCAATGAAGGCGCGCACGGTCTGGTTCTGGTCGAGGGAAAATGGTCCGCAAGCTGA
- a CDS encoding glycosyltransferase family 4 protein, which yields MNTLLLAPELFTTDSGIPRIMRLYLKAVCELAEKKERVRFVTLNDVSVDSADLRPYTTPASLEQWEACGRDKRRFIRSTLRLSAGVKLIICGHVAQLPVAWLASWLRPGLRYVLVAHGIEVWRSFNFWERRALKGAWCIFCVSEFTRTELLKNIPLDPSRVIVLPNALDPELDKDRVDSASITTSQPVILTVSRLSSTDRYKGIDHLIEAMPAILKTAPATKLRIVGRGDDSPRLQSLVRDCGVSSNVEFAGYVDDAQLRHEFTRCTLFALPSEKEGFGLVYLEAMAHGKPCIAANAGGAPEVITPESGLLVPYADHDALAKACSEALHHEWSATAIRACAENYSYPKFKSRLSSLLST from the coding sequence ATGAATACGCTGCTGCTCGCCCCCGAGCTGTTTACGACCGACAGCGGAATTCCCCGCATTATGCGCCTCTACCTGAAGGCCGTGTGCGAGCTCGCCGAAAAAAAAGAGCGCGTGCGTTTCGTCACGTTGAATGACGTCTCCGTCGACTCCGCCGACCTTCGTCCCTACACAACGCCCGCCTCACTCGAACAATGGGAAGCCTGCGGCCGGGACAAACGCCGATTCATTCGCTCCACACTGCGATTAAGCGCCGGCGTAAAGTTGATCATCTGCGGACATGTCGCCCAGTTACCCGTCGCCTGGCTGGCGAGTTGGTTACGCCCGGGACTTCGCTATGTTCTGGTCGCGCACGGCATTGAAGTCTGGCGATCGTTCAACTTCTGGGAGCGTCGCGCCCTCAAAGGCGCCTGGTGCATCTTTTGCGTGAGTGAGTTTACTCGCACCGAGCTATTAAAAAACATCCCGCTGGATCCATCGCGGGTGATCGTTCTCCCCAATGCCCTCGACCCCGAGCTCGATAAAGACCGGGTGGATTCCGCATCGATCACCACCAGCCAGCCCGTGATCCTTACCGTATCCCGGCTATCCTCCACCGACCGCTACAAAGGCATCGATCACTTGATCGAGGCCATGCCCGCGATCCTCAAAACCGCCCCCGCCACGAAACTGCGAATCGTGGGCCGCGGCGACGACTCGCCCCGACTGCAATCACTGGTGCGCGACTGCGGAGTTTCCTCAAATGTGGAGTTCGCCGGATATGTGGACGACGCTCAACTCCGCCACGAATTCACCCGCTGCACGCTCTTTGCGCTGCCGAGCGAAAAAGAAGGTTTCGGCCTCGTGTATCTTGAAGCGATGGCCCACGGCAAACCCTGCATCGCCGCCAACGCCGGCGGCGCCCCCGAAGTTATCACCCCGGAAAGCGGCCTGTTGGTTCCTTATGCGGATCACGACGCGCTGGCGAAGGCCTGTAGTGAAGCCTTGCACCACGAGTGGTCTGCAACCGCGATCCGCGCCTGCGCGGAAAACTACTCGTATCCGAAATTTAAATCCCGACTATCCTCCTTGCTGTCGACATGA
- a CDS encoding DJ-1 family glyoxalase III: protein MPTVLVILPEGFEELEAVAPIDVLRRAGVEVTVAALGDNLAVRGRNAMTLLADTTLAAVGTRLFDLLFLPGGPGVKLLRADPRVRTTVLAHQSEDRWLAAICAAPTVLHDAGLLTGRRYTAHFSVADELPSILTAERTVADGRLLTSRGAGTATDFGLLLVEKLTSPEKSREVAQSICA from the coding sequence ATGCCCACCGTCCTGGTTATTTTGCCCGAAGGTTTCGAGGAATTGGAAGCCGTCGCCCCCATTGATGTTTTACGACGCGCCGGAGTCGAAGTGACCGTGGCCGCTCTGGGCGACAACCTCGCGGTCCGCGGGCGCAACGCCATGACGCTGCTCGCCGACACGACACTGGCCGCGGTGGGCACCCGGCTGTTCGACCTGCTTTTCCTGCCCGGAGGCCCCGGCGTAAAACTCCTGCGGGCCGATCCTCGCGTGCGCACAACCGTGCTCGCCCACCAATCCGAAGATCGCTGGCTGGCCGCCATCTGCGCGGCCCCCACCGTGCTGCACGATGCCGGCTTGCTGACCGGTCGCCGCTACACCGCCCATTTCTCGGTGGCCGATGAATTGCCCTCCATACTCACCGCAGAACGCACCGTTGCCGATGGACGTCTGCTTACATCGCGCGGCGCGGGCACGGCGACGGATTTTGGACTCCTGCTCGTCGAGAAGCTGACGTCCCCCGAAAAGTCGCGCGAAGTCGCCCAATCCATTTGCGCTTAA
- a CDS encoding DUF268 domain-containing protein produces the protein MLKSIRAFAPRSLIRKLRATFRSHCEERRQLAHLSLQRNAFVAAGGTRRFALGYDYPCLNDNKAQIPFEPHYFYHPAWACRVLRSINPAHHIDISSIFSFAGCISAFWPTDYYEYQPPTVKLDGLQAGRVDLCALPFADKSVASLSCLHVIEHVGLGRYGDPLDPDGDIKAARELVRVLAPAGHFLFVTPVAEIASVEFNAHRIYSFEAVMALFPSLKLQEFAVVLDDHHRGLIRHADASLLAGQRFACGCFHFTCPL, from the coding sequence ATGTTGAAATCAATCCGAGCGTTTGCTCCGCGGAGCCTGATCAGAAAACTACGGGCGACATTCCGGAGCCATTGTGAGGAACGTCGGCAACTGGCGCATCTCTCATTACAAAGAAACGCTTTCGTGGCCGCCGGTGGCACACGACGATTCGCGCTAGGCTACGACTACCCGTGCCTCAACGACAACAAAGCCCAGATCCCGTTCGAGCCGCATTATTTTTATCATCCCGCCTGGGCCTGTCGCGTTTTGCGCAGCATTAATCCCGCGCATCACATTGATATATCGTCCATTTTTTCTTTTGCGGGGTGTATATCCGCATTCTGGCCAACCGACTACTACGAGTATCAGCCTCCGACTGTAAAACTGGACGGCTTACAAGCCGGCCGGGTTGATCTCTGCGCGCTGCCCTTCGCTGATAAATCAGTGGCCTCCCTATCATGCCTGCATGTCATTGAACACGTGGGACTGGGACGCTATGGCGATCCGCTCGACCCAGACGGTGATATCAAGGCCGCAAGGGAACTTGTCCGTGTTCTCGCTCCCGCGGGCCATTTTCTCTTCGTTACCCCGGTGGCTGAGATTGCCTCGGTGGAGTTCAACGCGCACCGCATCTACTCGTTCGAAGCCGTCATGGCGCTTTTCCCCTCGCTCAAGTTACAGGAGTTCGCGGTGGTCCTTGACGATCATCATCGCGGGCTCATACGACACGCCGACGCCTCCCTTCTCGCCGGACAGCGTTTCGCCTGCGGCTGCTTTCATTTCACCTGCCCGCTGTAG
- a CDS encoding glycosyltransferase — MPTLDVIMTVKDGATYLPAALDSLAAQSFRDFRLLACDDGSTDDTAAIFQRETRFPVVLVRNATNRGISQSANSLLDLPSDARYVARFDGDDVCAPERFELQVAYLDSHPDVGVVGSSLSMMDAAGTITDHRTFPSTDSELQIELLFNCPLAQSAVMLRRCIIGQHGVRYDPALHTSEDYDLWCRLSCLTHLANLPKELTAYRRHGSAAYLSARKEDSLAVMRSVRLRHIERLSFTESERALLTRALGLQSYADSVPGVLDANGIVGLLRTLDRLYLKPGFASHVLDRRNEIGLRLLLDLSGAQKLSLLLRDARLRCAYLREKYRQSVGLKRERQLAQSSRAKLARTIRKKILSSHGSCESDFRVYGFSGADGTSFAPGTVIEHGCSLWFPTPAEGGVATLQAGENLFLGFNTRINVYHPVVIGAQVSIGANSYIASNNHRYSRKDVAIQNQGFTGAPVTIGDDVWIGCHVVILPGVTIGRGAVIGAGSVVTRDVPSDEVWAGVPAKKLKSR; from the coding sequence ATGCCGACACTAGACGTGATCATGACGGTGAAAGACGGTGCCACCTATCTCCCGGCCGCGCTCGACAGTCTTGCCGCGCAGTCATTCCGCGACTTCCGGTTACTCGCCTGCGATGATGGATCCACCGACGACACCGCAGCCATTTTCCAGCGCGAAACCCGTTTCCCGGTTGTGCTCGTTCGCAATGCAACCAATCGGGGGATTTCGCAGTCCGCCAATAGTCTCCTGGATCTGCCGTCCGATGCACGCTATGTTGCCCGCTTCGACGGGGATGACGTCTGCGCCCCCGAACGGTTTGAGCTTCAGGTTGCCTATCTCGACAGCCATCCGGATGTAGGCGTCGTTGGCAGCAGTTTGTCCATGATGGATGCCGCGGGAACGATCACCGACCACCGGACCTTTCCCTCCACTGATTCGGAACTTCAGATTGAACTGCTGTTCAACTGTCCGCTTGCCCAATCCGCAGTCATGCTCCGCCGCTGTATCATCGGCCAACACGGCGTGCGATACGACCCCGCGCTTCACACGTCGGAAGACTACGATCTCTGGTGCCGTCTCTCCTGTCTGACCCACCTGGCCAATCTACCCAAAGAACTCACCGCATATCGCCGCCACGGTTCGGCCGCTTACTTAAGCGCCCGCAAAGAAGATTCATTGGCCGTCATGCGGAGCGTTCGCCTGCGTCACATCGAGCGCCTCTCTTTTACCGAATCCGAACGCGCTCTGCTCACTCGCGCGCTCGGACTTCAATCATATGCCGACTCTGTTCCCGGCGTCTTGGATGCCAACGGCATCGTGGGGCTTCTGCGCACTCTGGACCGGCTGTATCTAAAACCTGGATTCGCATCTCATGTCTTGGATCGTCGCAACGAAATCGGGCTGCGTCTCCTTCTGGATTTAAGCGGAGCACAAAAACTCTCCCTGCTATTGCGTGACGCCCGCCTTCGTTGCGCCTATCTTCGCGAAAAATACCGCCAGTCCGTCGGCCTCAAGCGGGAGCGTCAGCTGGCTCAATCGTCACGGGCTAAACTGGCTCGCACGATCCGCAAAAAAATCCTGTCGAGCCACGGCTCCTGCGAAAGCGATTTCCGCGTTTACGGTTTTTCAGGCGCAGATGGGACGTCGTTTGCTCCCGGAACCGTGATCGAGCATGGCTGCAGCCTCTGGTTTCCCACACCGGCCGAAGGCGGTGTGGCCACACTGCAAGCCGGTGAAAATCTGTTCCTCGGTTTTAATACACGCATCAATGTCTATCACCCCGTTGTCATCGGGGCACAGGTTTCTATTGGTGCAAACAGCTATATCGCCTCCAACAACCACCGCTATTCCCGCAAGGATGTCGCCATCCAAAATCAGGGATTCACCGGCGCTCCCGTCACCATCGGTGATGATGTCTGGATCGGCTGCCATGTCGTCATTCTGCCCGGCGTTACCATCGGCCGGGGCGCCGTGATCGGTGCGGGTAGTGTCGTGACCCGCGACGTGCCATCCGACGAGGTCTGGGCTGGCGTCCCCGCAAAAAAACTCAAGTCGCGCTGA
- a CDS encoding alpha-1,2-fucosyltransferase yields the protein MIRVLLEGQLGNNLFQIATALALAETHCTRIIIDVSRLPHMHTEFDARRVAALRFSFPRRVASVTLDKINLRLRGRHSHDLSRHVRHRETSPEFDPAVLTLGRDVILGGFFQDARYFASIAPKITSWFDLSPWLALADPLLRKLVASTNTIGIHVRRGDYLDPDKACFNVCGIAYYERAILRLRETTPDARLIIFSDDLDWCRTHFAKHAPLIADHRHEPYGMLVDLALLSSCQHQIIANSSFSWWAAWLNPNPARRVLMPDRWVIDETVPISTKSMRGCETVPVHD from the coding sequence ATGATCCGTGTCCTCCTCGAAGGTCAGCTGGGCAATAATCTTTTCCAGATCGCCACCGCGCTCGCACTCGCGGAAACGCATTGCACCCGGATTATCATCGATGTCTCTAGGCTGCCTCACATGCACACCGAGTTCGATGCCCGCCGAGTCGCCGCCCTCCGGTTTTCATTTCCTCGCCGGGTAGCCTCAGTCACGCTCGACAAGATTAATCTGCGCCTGCGCGGCCGCCACAGCCATGATTTATCACGCCACGTGCGCCACCGTGAAACATCACCGGAGTTTGACCCCGCCGTGCTCACACTTGGCCGCGATGTCATACTCGGCGGGTTCTTCCAGGATGCGCGGTATTTTGCATCCATAGCCCCAAAAATCACCTCATGGTTCGACCTGTCTCCCTGGCTCGCCCTAGCCGATCCGCTCCTGCGCAAATTGGTCGCCTCGACAAACACCATTGGCATCCATGTGCGCCGTGGTGACTACCTCGACCCGGACAAAGCCTGCTTCAACGTCTGCGGTATTGCTTACTACGAACGAGCCATTCTTCGGCTGCGTGAAACCACGCCCGACGCACGGCTGATTATTTTCTCTGATGACCTTGACTGGTGTCGCACGCATTTTGCCAAGCACGCCCCTTTGATTGCTGATCACCGGCACGAGCCCTACGGCATGTTGGTCGATCTCGCTCTTCTTTCATCCTGTCAGCATCAGATTATCGCCAACAGCTCCTTTTCTTGGTGGGCTGCTTGGCTCAATCCCAACCCAGCCCGACGCGTGCTCATGCCCGACCGCTGGGTTATCGACGAAACAGTGCCCATCTCGACCAAATCCATGCGCGGCTGTGAAACTGTTCCCGTTCATGACTGA
- a CDS encoding ABC transporter permease codes for MSTPNPSETLVIEAGRAERHYWRDLWRYRELTEFLAWRDIKVRYKQASLGIAWALLQPVVTLVVFTFVFGRLAKMPDGGIPYPLLVLSGLLPWQLFSSAFSNASNSLVSNTHLVSKVYFPRLLIPLSSIMVALIDFAIVIALYALLALWFGLIPDWRIIALPFFILLGLFAALGAGLWLAALTVKFRDFRFIVPFILQVGLFLSPVGFSAANLPSWRWLISINPVAGVIDGFRWSLLQGQQSIYMPGLFMSVGITLLLVCTGVRYFRKVERSFADII; via the coding sequence ATGAGCACGCCCAATCCCAGCGAAACCCTCGTCATTGAAGCCGGCCGGGCCGAACGCCATTATTGGCGCGATCTCTGGCGTTACCGAGAGCTGACTGAGTTTCTCGCCTGGCGGGATATCAAGGTTCGCTACAAGCAGGCTTCGCTCGGCATCGCCTGGGCACTGCTTCAACCGGTCGTCACGCTCGTGGTTTTCACGTTTGTTTTCGGGCGTCTCGCCAAAATGCCTGATGGCGGCATCCCTTACCCGTTGCTGGTTCTAAGCGGGCTTCTGCCTTGGCAACTCTTCTCCTCGGCGTTCAGCAACGCCAGCAACAGCCTGGTCAGCAATACGCACCTGGTATCGAAAGTCTACTTCCCGCGCCTGCTGATCCCACTGTCTTCGATCATGGTCGCGTTAATCGACTTCGCGATCGTAATCGCCCTCTACGCGCTGCTAGCGCTCTGGTTTGGCCTCATCCCGGACTGGCGCATCATCGCCCTGCCCTTTTTTATTCTGCTTGGGCTGTTCGCCGCGTTGGGGGCCGGACTTTGGCTGGCCGCACTCACCGTTAAATTTCGCGATTTCCGTTTCATCGTGCCATTCATTCTCCAAGTGGGCCTATTCCTATCCCCGGTCGGCTTTAGTGCGGCAAACCTGCCGTCTTGGCGCTGGCTCATTTCCATCAACCCGGTTGCCGGCGTAATCGATGGTTTCCGCTGGAGCCTTCTCCAAGGGCAGCAATCGATCTACATGCCAGGTCTATTCATGTCGGTGGGCATAACCCTCCTGCTCGTGTGCACCGGGGTGCGCTATTTCCGCAAGGTCGAACGCTCCTTTGCCGACATCATCTAA
- the asnB gene encoding asparagine synthase (glutamine-hydrolyzing) — MCGIAGYINPELAPVLRVEAVERMNAAMLHRGPDDAGVESWGDATLGMRRLAIFDPAHGHQPMSTPNGRWHLVFNGAIYNFRALRAELASSHDFKTECDTEVLLAAVARWGQGALPRLRGMFAFAAWDSLERKLLIARDSFGIKPIYVHTKPDGSLLFASELNALLASGCVAGDIDPQAVSDYLSWLSVPAPRTIYQSVKSLQPGECGVWQNGRLTITAYDTARSLLTPPAGFTAARSKQEFTAGLRAQLEDTVRAHIVADVPVGAFLSGGLDSTALVALMTRLSGARLKTFSIGFEDAGYSEAEAAASNARYLGADHHASVLTGARVATDISTLIASLDQPTGDGINTYYASQAARAGGVTVALSGLGADELFGGYSSLGNTFRLDRWLPVWNVVPGPIRSALLTRWDRGNTRSRKLADTLRHANSPASLALLQRRVFAESTRRSLLASGIASAYSPHAAEAALAGDLRDASLFSVASMADVRGYMSDVLLRDSDVMSMRHSLELRVPFVDRPFVNWVSCQPAAFKHTPKQPKSALADALADLLPPDLLTRKKRGFTLPYAVWMRGPLKPFLEDTFSSASVGRSGLFDAPAVQAHWQSFLAGNDTLEWSRVWSLAILVAFINRPRPASA; from the coding sequence ATGTGTGGAATAGCAGGTTACATTAACCCAGAGCTAGCACCGGTCCTGCGTGTCGAAGCCGTTGAACGCATGAATGCCGCCATGCTCCATCGCGGCCCGGATGACGCCGGCGTGGAGTCTTGGGGTGATGCGACCCTCGGCATGCGGCGTCTGGCGATTTTCGACCCGGCGCATGGCCACCAACCTATGAGCACGCCGAATGGCCGCTGGCATCTGGTGTTTAACGGAGCCATTTATAATTTCCGGGCACTCCGCGCCGAATTGGCGTCGTCGCACGATTTCAAAACCGAGTGCGATACCGAAGTTCTCCTCGCGGCCGTCGCACGCTGGGGCCAAGGCGCCCTGCCCCGTCTCCGCGGCATGTTTGCCTTTGCGGCCTGGGATTCACTTGAGCGCAAACTGCTGATCGCCCGCGACTCCTTTGGCATCAAGCCGATCTACGTTCACACGAAGCCGGATGGCAGCCTGCTCTTCGCCTCGGAGCTCAACGCGCTGCTGGCCTCGGGCTGCGTCGCCGGTGACATCGATCCGCAGGCCGTCAGCGACTACCTGTCCTGGCTGTCCGTCCCTGCTCCGCGCACGATTTACCAGTCGGTGAAAAGCCTGCAGCCGGGCGAATGCGGCGTGTGGCAAAACGGCCGCCTAACAATCACCGCCTACGACACCGCTCGCTCGCTGTTAACTCCGCCGGCCGGCTTTACCGCCGCGCGTTCGAAGCAAGAGTTCACCGCCGGTTTGCGCGCCCAACTCGAAGACACGGTGCGCGCACACATCGTCGCCGATGTGCCGGTCGGGGCGTTCCTCTCCGGCGGACTCGACTCAACCGCACTCGTCGCGTTGATGACCCGGCTCAGCGGCGCACGACTGAAGACCTTCTCGATCGGTTTTGAAGACGCCGGTTATTCCGAGGCCGAAGCCGCTGCGAGCAACGCCCGTTACCTCGGCGCGGATCATCACGCTTCAGTGCTCACCGGTGCACGCGTCGCGACCGACATCAGCACGCTGATCGCATCCCTCGATCAACCCACGGGTGACGGCATCAACACTTATTACGCAAGTCAGGCCGCTCGTGCCGGAGGCGTCACCGTAGCCCTTTCCGGCCTCGGCGCCGACGAGCTGTTCGGCGGCTACTCCTCGCTCGGAAACACCTTCCGCCTGGACCGCTGGTTACCCGTATGGAACGTAGTGCCTGGACCGATACGCAGCGCCCTCCTCACCCGCTGGGATCGTGGCAACACCCGCTCTCGCAAACTGGCCGATACGTTGCGCCACGCGAACTCACCGGCCTCGCTCGCACTGCTGCAACGCCGGGTATTCGCCGAGTCCACCCGCCGGTCCCTGCTCGCATCCGGCATCGCGTCGGCCTACTCGCCACACGCAGCTGAGGCCGCGCTCGCCGGTGACTTGCGCGACGCCAGTCTCTTCTCCGTGGCCAGCATGGCAGATGTGCGCGGCTACATGAGCGACGTGCTGTTGCGCGACAGCGATGTGATGAGCATGCGCCACTCACTCGAGCTCCGCGTGCCCTTCGTCGATCGCCCGTTCGTCAACTGGGTCAGCTGCCAGCCCGCGGCATTTAAACACACACCTAAGCAACCCAAGTCAGCGCTCGCTGATGCCCTGGCCGACCTGTTGCCGCCCGATTTGCTCACCCGCAAAAAACGCGGCTTCACCCTCCCCTACGCCGTCTGGATGCGCGGGCCGTTGAAACCGTTTCTCGAAGACACGTTCTCCTCCGCGAGCGTGGGCCGCAGCGGCCTGTTCGACGCACCGGCCGTGCAGGCCCACTGGCAAAGTTTCCTCGCTGGCAACGACACACTCGAATGGTCGCGCGTGTGGTCGCTGGCGATTCTCGTCGCGTTCATCAACCGGCCACGGCCTGCTTCCGCATGA